A section of the Gloeobacter violaceus PCC 7421 genome encodes:
- a CDS encoding glycosyltransferase family 2 protein, whose amino-acid sequence MDTLSSKNSPEGGYRLTQTVKARPLVSIITVVRNGRKTLEKTITSVIQQTSNDLEHIVLDGGSKDGTIELLHDYNSSIAYWRSEEDIGIYNAMNKGIELAWGDWLFFLNADDLLHDKHVIADIAPHLRGAAGCVFGTVVYDTGEVHISHVSSSIKMYNTVHHQSAFYSARLLRQMGLRYDEKYAICADYELNLRLWLNSTRFVPLERVVSFCADDGTSRKNPMRAFHEMQLIQKNALGLVTSLLSFARNVSVYFLISRQKAKIRAVQQLLRNKK is encoded by the coding sequence ATGGACACGCTTTCTTCTAAAAATTCACCGGAAGGAGGCTACCGTCTAACCCAGACAGTAAAAGCAAGACCTCTAGTAAGCATTATCACCGTAGTACGTAACGGCAGAAAAACCCTCGAAAAAACGATTACAAGTGTCATTCAACAAACATCCAATGATCTGGAACACATTGTTCTAGATGGAGGCTCCAAAGACGGAACAATTGAGTTGCTTCATGACTACAATTCCAGCATTGCCTACTGGCGTAGCGAAGAAGATATAGGGATTTACAACGCTATGAATAAAGGGATTGAGTTGGCTTGGGGAGATTGGCTGTTTTTTTTGAACGCAGATGATTTGTTGCATGATAAACATGTAATCGCGGACATCGCACCTCACCTACGTGGAGCAGCTGGCTGTGTATTTGGCACTGTGGTCTACGACACTGGAGAAGTTCATATCTCTCACGTCAGCTCTTCCATAAAAATGTATAATACAGTCCATCATCAGTCAGCTTTTTACTCAGCACGTTTACTAAGGCAAATGGGGCTGCGTTACGACGAGAAATATGCTATTTGTGCTGACTATGAACTAAACCTAAGACTCTGGCTGAACAGCACTCGCTTTGTGCCATTAGAAAGGGTGGTATCCTTCTGCGCCGATGATGGAACAAGCCGCAAAAACCCAATGCGAGCATTTCATGAGATGCAACTAATCCAAAAGAATGCACTCGGACTGGTTACGTCACTATTGAGCTTCGCACGAAATGTCAGCGTATATTTCCTTATTTCGAGGCAAAAAGCAAAAATTAGAGCAGTACAGCAACTGTTAAGAAACAAAAAATAG
- a CDS encoding O-antigen polymerase — MSSISDAFSAANWLGRQQSFKAILVSIFGAVVAFYWLSPFATVEFGYVSAIIALTMIVLFHRLNYLHPVVAFVLPWLAIVGLSSLDISIYSTIPNKETYLLILTNIWLAFFFDIIATSTFGLFPKGKSRKKEWKVAAIKKDWFRLFALLFFLLTTVNIAIAGYIPLVKGITEGDTGYLSFGVNGLYGFYCAYANAFALLAFYTYLLTGKRGYLVFFAIVIFTFVLFVTRQNVLSLIVEAIVLYGIVKKPIPLTRIVLLSAVFLVTFSVLGDFRSGDIKVLAGIKSEYQFIPNPFVWLYSYSYFNVLNLDNLINLSQAPYFDGTSVINLIPSFLRPSIVRESYLEVIYFNVSSYLFPVYYDAGYTGTWLLTGGAIFLTVRYYRRIQNSPSFTELGTFAVLYFCALLSFFVNFWFYLPIIFQVAIFRILSLSLRYEKLSPKVLSGQDRFVEGARVT, encoded by the coding sequence ATGTCGTCAATAAGCGATGCTTTTTCAGCAGCCAATTGGTTAGGCCGCCAACAATCGTTCAAGGCGATATTAGTATCAATTTTTGGAGCTGTGGTAGCTTTCTACTGGCTGTCTCCTTTCGCGACAGTAGAATTTGGTTACGTAAGTGCAATCATTGCTTTGACAATGATTGTTCTGTTTCATCGATTGAATTACTTGCATCCGGTTGTAGCATTTGTCCTACCTTGGCTTGCAATTGTGGGACTGTCAAGCCTGGATATTAGTATTTACTCAACAATCCCAAATAAGGAGACCTACCTACTCATTCTCACAAATATTTGGTTAGCCTTTTTCTTCGATATCATTGCCACTTCGACGTTTGGATTGTTTCCAAAAGGTAAGTCGCGGAAGAAAGAGTGGAAAGTAGCGGCCATAAAAAAAGACTGGTTCAGACTGTTTGCTTTGCTGTTCTTCTTGCTGACTACCGTAAACATTGCAATCGCTGGATATATTCCCCTTGTCAAGGGTATCACCGAAGGAGATACAGGTTACTTAAGCTTCGGAGTTAACGGGCTTTACGGTTTTTACTGTGCGTACGCGAATGCGTTTGCCCTCCTTGCTTTCTATACGTATTTGCTTACAGGGAAGAGAGGCTATCTTGTATTTTTTGCTATCGTCATTTTTACTTTTGTTCTATTTGTGACACGGCAAAATGTTTTGTCGTTGATTGTTGAGGCAATAGTTCTCTATGGAATTGTAAAGAAACCCATACCCTTGACACGTATTGTGCTTCTTTCGGCGGTCTTCCTTGTAACTTTTTCGGTTCTTGGCGATTTTCGTAGTGGCGACATCAAGGTTCTTGCGGGTATTAAATCCGAGTACCAGTTTATTCCCAATCCATTTGTTTGGTTGTACAGTTACAGCTACTTCAACGTTCTGAATCTCGATAATCTGATCAATTTGTCCCAGGCACCGTACTTTGATGGAACTTCAGTAATTAATCTGATCCCGTCGTTTTTGCGACCGTCGATTGTACGGGAGAGCTATCTGGAGGTAATTTACTTCAATGTTTCTTCCTATCTGTTTCCAGTCTATTACGATGCCGGTTATACCGGGACATGGCTGCTGACTGGTGGGGCGATTTTTTTAACGGTCAGGTACTACCGCCGAATCCAAAACTCACCTTCATTCACCGAACTTGGTACGTTCGCGGTTCTTTACTTCTGCGCTTTGCTTTCGTTCTTTGTTAATTTTTGGTTCTATCTACCGATCATATTTCAGGTCGCTATTTTTAGAATATT